A stretch of the Filimonas lacunae genome encodes the following:
- a CDS encoding pectate lyase family protein, with product MKNRIMYTAAIAAVMAVLALACKKSATTETTPLERQDLQATSAAAATCTAPGWASQNGGTTGGGSATATVVTTYAALKSAITSSSVKVIQVNGTITIPSGGRISFQDQSDKTIFGSAGAKLVSADQTKDNSGIIYIKRCTNIIIRNLIFEGPGAYDTDGWDNATLDACKNVWVDHCEFRDGVDGNFDIKNTSNYITVSYTKFTYLKAPKAGGSGGSDDHRFSDLIGSSDGATADRGTLSITFARCWWASGCVARMPRVRFGKVHIVNSLFNSTASKSCVQAGFEANLLIEANVFESVKNPIDLMDNNSTAVQSKNNLFTSVTGTSAGNGVTAFTPPYSITTLGNSSVKSTVTASTGAGATLSGNTCSSF from the coding sequence ATGAAAAATCGTATCATGTACACGGCAGCAATAGCTGCTGTAATGGCCGTGCTGGCCCTGGCCTGTAAAAAAAGTGCCACTACCGAAACTACCCCATTAGAGAGACAAGACCTGCAAGCCACCAGTGCCGCAGCAGCTACCTGCACTGCACCAGGCTGGGCTTCGCAAAACGGAGGTACTACAGGAGGTGGCAGTGCTACCGCCACTGTGGTAACCACTTATGCCGCATTAAAGTCAGCTATTACCAGCTCCAGTGTGAAAGTAATACAGGTAAATGGCACCATTACCATCCCTTCCGGTGGAAGGATCTCTTTCCAGGATCAGTCTGATAAAACCATCTTTGGCAGCGCCGGCGCGAAACTGGTATCTGCCGATCAAACCAAAGACAATTCCGGTATCATTTATATCAAGCGTTGCACCAATATCATTATCCGCAACCTGATATTTGAAGGCCCCGGCGCTTATGATACAGATGGCTGGGACAATGCCACGCTGGATGCCTGCAAAAATGTGTGGGTAGACCATTGCGAATTCAGAGATGGTGTTGATGGCAACTTCGACATCAAAAACACCTCCAATTACATTACCGTTTCTTATACCAAATTCACTTATTTAAAAGCCCCTAAAGCAGGCGGATCAGGCGGTTCGGACGATCACCGCTTTTCTGATCTCATTGGATCCAGCGATGGCGCTACTGCCGACAGAGGAACTTTAAGCATCACCTTTGCACGTTGCTGGTGGGCATCCGGTTGCGTAGCACGTATGCCACGTGTACGTTTTGGCAAAGTGCATATAGTAAACAGTTTATTCAACAGCACAGCCAGCAAAAGCTGCGTGCAGGCCGGCTTTGAAGCCAACCTGTTAATTGAGGCCAATGTTTTTGAAAGCGTAAAAAATCCTATCGACCTGATGGATAACAATTCTACCGCTGTTCAATCTAAAAACAACCTGTTCACCAGCGTTACAGGTACCAGTGCCGGTAATGGAGTTACTGCCTTTACGCCTCCTTACAGCATTACCACTTTAGGTAACTCCTCTGTAAAATCAACGGTTACTGCTTCTACCGGTGCAGGCGCTACCTTATCAGGCAATACCTGCTCATCGTTTTAA
- a CDS encoding YqgE/AlgH family protein: MNAGTFLNSTELLNDSFFEKAIICLTEYDTKGAMGFVINKPFPRKFNELQEFKKSLPFPLYDGGPVDREHLFFLHQRPDLITGGTHVVNNIYLGGDFKEAVRLINHHLISEKDIKLFIGYCGWDYMELDEEVKEGSWLESSIGEVF, encoded by the coding sequence ATGAATGCAGGTACATTTTTAAACAGTACTGAATTACTGAACGACAGTTTTTTTGAAAAGGCCATTATCTGCCTTACAGAGTATGATACCAAAGGAGCCATGGGCTTTGTAATCAACAAGCCCTTCCCCCGCAAGTTCAACGAACTACAGGAGTTTAAAAAGAGCCTTCCCTTTCCATTGTATGATGGTGGCCCGGTAGATAGGGAACATCTTTTTTTTCTGCACCAGCGCCCTGATCTTATTACCGGAGGCACGCATGTGGTAAACAATATTTACCTGGGCGGTGATTTTAAAGAAGCCGTACGATTGATCAACCATCACCTGATCAGTGAAAAAGACATTAAACTGTTTATAGGCTACTGTGGCTGGGACTATATGGAGCTGGATGAAGAAGTGAAAGAAGGCAGCTGGCTGGAATCCTCTATAGGCGAAGTATTCTAA
- a CDS encoding DUF1622 domain-containing protein produces the protein MDLFIHNLVHWLRFALEIMGALAIAVGTGMSLYQFIQAWFNRKHTDFNQVRLLFARYLALALEFQLGADILSTAIAPNWEEIGKLGAIAIIRTGLNYFLFKEINEQQKPEDKEVQPKN, from the coding sequence ATGGATCTGTTTATTCATAACCTGGTACACTGGCTTCGATTTGCATTGGAAATAATGGGCGCTTTGGCTATTGCTGTTGGCACCGGCATGTCGCTATATCAATTTATACAAGCCTGGTTTAATCGCAAGCATACAGACTTTAACCAGGTGCGTCTTTTGTTTGCACGTTACCTGGCATTGGCTTTGGAGTTTCAGCTGGGAGCAGACATACTGTCTACAGCCATTGCGCCCAACTGGGAAGAGATTGGAAAACTGGGGGCTATTGCCATTATAAGAACAGGGTTAAACTATTTTCTGTTCAAAGAAATAAACGAACAGCAAAAGCCGGAGGATAAAGAAGTGCAACCCAAGAACTAA
- a CDS encoding fasciclin domain-containing protein, giving the protein MLKNKLLKRSHVFMVVFFALAIAGCKKTDFTIATTSDANIADYLRNDPADFSDFYTIISRAGAAGYLNAYGAYTVFAPTNTAVKAWLLKKGKSSVNDIDSSVLRDVVRFHLIKDTLTTSVFTDGKLPNINVYGQFLTTSVGVSDGVAGYIINRQAKLLQGNIVTGNGIIHVIDQVLEPATLTLAQQLEQNSDYSIFTQALKETGYYDTLNTSNIIDTTRQWLTVIAQTDAVFKAIGIADYAALKAQYSNTGNPRDHADSLHLYIAYHILTGIKFLADIISAPSHTTLAPLEVVTAKLDNQTVLLNEDVFNGVTEPGIALDRTNSDYIATNGALHAATGNLQIKVRKPAAVYWDVADQPEIRQLVSVFRKPGQVAEFSDPAQFSGIKWQGGTIKYNVTATTSTDYYCYYDFLTWYMRTAVTQWVEFTTPFLVKGKYKVWICFRRARAQTIQVLVDDQPLSKLVDVSVYYPTTLDDDNAEATGVKRFVVTPSTNANHIGKLVGVVDIATSDRHKLKFVALTNESGSANTFNLDMVHFIPADQEQKWPRFQRDGTATYQ; this is encoded by the coding sequence ATGTTAAAAAACAAGCTGCTTAAAAGAAGCCATGTTTTCATGGTGGTGTTTTTTGCACTGGCTATTGCCGGCTGTAAAAAAACAGATTTTACCATTGCCACAACTTCCGACGCTAATATTGCGGACTACCTCAGGAATGATCCCGCCGATTTCTCTGATTTCTATACTATCATAAGCAGGGCCGGGGCAGCCGGTTATTTAAATGCCTACGGGGCTTATACGGTGTTTGCCCCCACCAATACTGCTGTAAAAGCCTGGCTGTTAAAAAAGGGGAAATCCAGTGTAAACGATATTGATTCCAGCGTGTTGCGCGATGTAGTGCGTTTTCACCTGATTAAGGATACGCTCACTACCAGTGTGTTTACAGACGGCAAGTTGCCTAATATTAATGTGTACGGCCAGTTTTTAACTACCAGTGTAGGGGTAAGTGACGGAGTGGCCGGCTACATTATTAACCGCCAGGCGAAGTTATTACAGGGTAATATTGTTACTGGTAATGGCATTATACATGTAATAGACCAGGTGCTGGAACCTGCAACGTTAACATTGGCGCAGCAACTGGAGCAAAACAGCGATTACAGCATATTTACACAAGCATTGAAAGAAACCGGCTATTACGATACACTCAACACCAGCAATATTATAGATACCACCCGGCAGTGGCTTACCGTAATTGCACAAACAGATGCGGTGTTTAAAGCGATTGGTATTGCGGATTATGCGGCGTTAAAAGCGCAGTATTCCAATACGGGTAACCCACGCGATCATGCAGACAGCCTTCATTTATATATTGCTTATCATATATTAACTGGTATTAAATTTCTGGCAGATATTATCAGCGCACCTTCACATACCACATTGGCACCGCTGGAAGTGGTGACTGCCAAGCTGGATAACCAGACTGTGCTATTGAATGAAGATGTGTTTAACGGAGTAACAGAGCCAGGGATTGCACTTGACAGAACCAATAGCGACTATATAGCTACGAATGGTGCCCTGCATGCCGCTACAGGCAACCTGCAGATAAAGGTGCGTAAGCCTGCAGCGGTGTATTGGGATGTTGCTGACCAGCCGGAGATAAGACAGCTGGTATCGGTGTTTCGTAAACCAGGGCAGGTAGCTGAGTTTTCTGACCCTGCCCAGTTTAGTGGTATCAAGTGGCAGGGAGGTACTATCAAGTATAACGTAACTGCTACTACCAGCACAGATTATTATTGTTATTACGATTTTCTTACCTGGTACATGCGTACTGCTGTTACGCAATGGGTGGAATTTACCACACCTTTCCTGGTGAAAGGAAAATATAAAGTCTGGATCTGCTTCAGGAGAGCCCGGGCGCAAACGATACAGGTGTTGGTGGATGACCAGCCGCTTTCCAAACTGGTGGATGTAAGTGTGTATTACCCTACTACATTGGATGATGACAATGCGGAGGCCACCGGGGTAAAACGTTTTGTGGTAACGCCTTCTACCAATGCCAATCATATAGGTAAGCTGGTAGGTGTGGTGGATATTGCTACCAGCGACAGGCATAAGCTGAAGTTTGTGGCGCTTACGAATGAAAGCGGATCGGCCAATACATTTAACCTGGACATGGTGCATTTTATTCCTGCAGACCAGGAACAGAAATGGCCCCGTTTTCAACGGGACGGCACCGCCACCTATCAATAA
- a CDS encoding fasciclin domain-containing protein produces MKLFAPAAARILAVILLFAACRKKAFDEYYGRPDNLANPIYQQLQSRGNFTLFLQMIDRAGYKSVLSQAGYWTLFAPNDDAVNAFLKEQHVSEVSKLDSATVSSIVEYALVYNAFKKDKLDDYQSNAGLLADVAFKRRTAYYDFVYTDTVNGVAAKVVANNRNSTASSVNYVSGDYNNKYLPYFLPGYMNSKKLDAYDYNYFYPNTTYTGFNVAGAAVVNSDIVAENGMVHEVNKVIQPLLSLDRYLASKPQYSEFKKILDRFMVAYSPNTDVTHLYQVLSGSADQVYTKYYNASLAFAPNNENFLKLQDNDGQSDGWTLFVPTNEVVKNYVQNVLLEYYPVKSIDQLPLGVITDFLNAHMWNTTVWPSKFKATVNTLNEEARFDAAVDISDKQVLSNGLFYGTTKVQEANVFHSVYGKAYLHPSYSLLTKALNLELKLSVTNPNLRYLLFLVSDQALKQAGYDWNDANSTFQYTPAGGTVTIGGDAVTRLKRILSTHIVPLAYNETVDLSGEGILETYDGEYIRYQNNRIFSAGTQDNSNVQAQTLALDSVKTASNGVAYYSNGVLTFTELNMGKHIEKYAATSADPYYAFFQFLKNSKIYNATTGAIEGIQAGVFYTLLIPTNAAIQNAVNNGWLPGTGSGAVLTPTYAPAAAEDIEKVTRFLQYHILAKASIVADGKKEGAFETLLKNAAAETVSLKITNTPGSLGVTDAVSAGVSAYIVPAASNVLSSRTVIHQIDNYLKYIY; encoded by the coding sequence ATGAAACTATTTGCACCAGCTGCTGCGCGCATACTGGCAGTGATACTGTTGTTTGCTGCCTGCCGCAAAAAGGCCTTCGATGAGTATTATGGAAGGCCCGATAATCTGGCCAATCCTATTTACCAGCAATTACAAAGTCGCGGCAATTTTACCTTGTTTTTACAAATGATAGACCGGGCAGGGTATAAAAGTGTACTAAGCCAGGCCGGTTACTGGACTTTGTTTGCCCCTAATGACGATGCGGTGAATGCGTTTTTAAAAGAGCAGCATGTATCTGAAGTAAGCAAGCTGGATTCTGCTACTGTTTCCAGCATAGTAGAATATGCATTGGTGTATAACGCTTTTAAGAAAGACAAGCTGGATGACTATCAATCCAATGCTGGTTTGCTGGCGGATGTAGCTTTTAAGCGCCGCACAGCCTACTACGATTTTGTGTATACGGATACGGTAAATGGGGTGGCTGCTAAAGTAGTGGCCAATAACCGTAACAGCACTGCTTCTTCTGTTAACTATGTAAGCGGGGATTATAATAACAAATACCTGCCTTATTTTCTGCCCGGTTATATGAACAGCAAAAAGCTGGATGCGTATGATTATAACTATTTCTATCCGAATACTACTTACACCGGCTTTAATGTGGCAGGTGCGGCAGTGGTAAACAGTGATATAGTGGCGGAGAATGGTATGGTGCATGAAGTAAACAAAGTGATACAGCCGCTTTTATCGCTGGACAGGTACCTGGCTTCAAAGCCCCAATACAGTGAATTTAAGAAAATTCTCGACCGTTTTATGGTGGCTTACTCGCCTAATACGGATGTGACCCATTTATACCAGGTATTAAGCGGTTCTGCTGACCAGGTGTATACCAAATATTATAATGCTTCACTTGCTTTTGCACCTAATAACGAGAATTTTTTAAAGTTACAGGATAACGATGGGCAAAGTGATGGTTGGACTTTGTTTGTGCCAACAAATGAGGTAGTGAAGAATTATGTACAAAATGTGTTACTGGAATATTACCCGGTAAAATCCATAGATCAACTGCCGCTGGGTGTGATCACTGATTTTTTGAATGCGCATATGTGGAATACAACAGTATGGCCTTCTAAATTTAAAGCAACCGTAAACACGCTGAACGAAGAGGCCCGTTTTGATGCGGCTGTTGATATCAGCGATAAGCAGGTATTAAGTAATGGATTGTTTTATGGTACTACCAAAGTGCAGGAAGCCAATGTGTTTCATTCTGTATATGGGAAAGCTTATCTCCATCCTTCCTATTCCTTATTGACGAAGGCGCTGAACCTGGAGCTGAAGCTATCAGTAACCAATCCTAACCTGCGTTACCTGTTGTTCCTGGTTTCAGACCAGGCGTTAAAACAGGCAGGATACGATTGGAATGATGCCAATAGTACATTTCAGTATACACCTGCCGGTGGAACGGTCACTATCGGGGGAGATGCGGTAACACGCTTAAAGCGCATATTAAGTACGCACATTGTGCCATTGGCCTACAATGAAACGGTGGACTTGTCGGGCGAAGGGATACTGGAAACCTATGATGGAGAATATATACGTTATCAAAATAACAGGATTTTTTCGGCAGGCACGCAGGATAATTCCAATGTGCAGGCGCAAACGCTGGCGTTAGACTCAGTTAAAACAGCAAGCAATGGTGTTGCCTATTATAGCAACGGAGTGTTAACCTTTACCGAGCTGAATATGGGAAAGCATATTGAAAAATATGCTGCCACCAGTGCCGATCCTTATTATGCCTTTTTCCAGTTTTTAAAGAACAGCAAAATATATAATGCTACTACCGGTGCTATTGAAGGTATTCAGGCCGGTGTGTTTTACACGTTGTTAATTCCTACTAATGCGGCTATTCAAAATGCAGTGAACAACGGATGGTTGCCGGGAACAGGTAGTGGCGCTGTGTTAACGCCCACGTATGCACCTGCTGCGGCAGAGGATATAGAAAAGGTAACGCGCTTTTTACAATACCATATTCTGGCAAAAGCGTCGATAGTGGCCGATGGAAAGAAAGAGGGTGCGTTTGAAACGTTGCTGAAGAATGCTGCTGCCGAAACGGTGTCGTTGAAAATAACCAATACGCCGGGTAGCCTGGGTGTTACCGATGCGGTAAGCGCCGGTGTGAGTGCTTACATCGTTCCGGCTGCCAGTAATGTATTATCCAGCAGAACGGTGATACATCAGATTGATAATTACTTAAAATACATTTATTAA
- a CDS encoding SusC/RagA family TonB-linked outer membrane protein — protein MKQIFTITGLWLLLLTAVASVVHAQAKQDPVVIRGTVTDRNQRAVSGVSVVELDGANRAIAGTETDADGNYALKTSGASNHKISFSGIGFKTFIQSISGKTKISVTLEPGDNHLDEVIISSQKTINNGTGLNISDRNKTTAVTSISAKELEEMQAASIDQALQGRLSGVDIAATSGDPGKGMQIRIRGTSSISAGSDPLVVVDGMPYEVTIPDGFNFATSDDQGFAQLLNIAPSDIKDITILKDAASTAVWGSRAANGVLIITTKRGAVGKPVITYTFKGSLAVQPGSVPLLNGDQYSTLIPEEYNNGTGKPMPQTIKEFNYNKRDPYWYYNYSNNTNWVDAITQKGLLHDHNISVSGGGARAKYFASLGYFNQTGTTIGTSLQRITTRINLDYTVSDRLRFRTDIAYTHVDNNQLFTGSNDVGVRAVAYTKMPNMSIYEYDEYGNKTPNYFSPASNVQGYFYYDANGRIKGTYNPVAMARSAKNVQLGERVTPHFSVQYSIVPGVLLLNSDVQFDINTSKVNTFLPQIATGRPVTETSVNRASDADFDAYNVQTKNSLIYSPHLPESHTLQAQLMLQTNDYRYIDQQVMTSNTASSNLQDPAVPSRTQNDELIASSANTSTRSVGALLNAQYSFLDRYIINAGIRGDGNSRFGPANRYGLFPSLSARWRISGEPFMKHFTFINDLSVRASYGQSGNAPRKDYTFYNTYGNFDWTYMGLSGVYSQNIELTNLKWETVIGQNLGLDISLLKSRIVLTAEVYRNRTKNMIYSGLQVATTTGYDAIDMNAGTMDNQGWEISLNTTVVKNKVWQVDFNFNLAHNENVIRYISPMYPRESAKSAASNGVYKSYLQENNPFGSFYGYRYKGVYKDKEATVASDASNKPITGLNGETVYTRFNYPSVDYVFQPGDAAYEDVNHDGNIDYRDIVYLGNGNPRFTGGFGPSVSYKSNWRVSAFFSFRTGYDLINGTRMSTTNMYGYDNQSTAVLRRWRNEGDVTDVPRALYNAGYNWLGSSRYVEDGSFLRWRTLTVRYNCTKDQLKKLGLKSFSVYVTGENLFTLTRYTGQDPEVTTKISGPFSTVVDNSMTPPVKTYTIGIAAGF, from the coding sequence ATGAAACAGATTTTTACAATAACCGGTTTATGGCTGCTGTTGTTAACAGCGGTAGCTTCTGTTGTCCATGCACAGGCAAAGCAAGACCCTGTGGTAATCCGTGGCACGGTAACGGATCGTAACCAACGCGCTGTGAGTGGCGTTTCGGTGGTGGAGCTGGATGGAGCCAACAGGGCGATAGCCGGAACGGAAACAGATGCAGATGGTAACTACGCATTGAAAACCTCCGGCGCTTCCAATCATAAGATCTCTTTTTCAGGTATTGGTTTTAAAACCTTTATTCAAAGCATTAGTGGCAAAACGAAGATAAGTGTAACGCTGGAGCCGGGAGATAACCACCTGGATGAGGTGATTATCAGCAGTCAGAAAACCATTAATAATGGTACAGGGTTAAACATCAGCGACCGTAATAAAACAACGGCAGTAACTTCTATCAGTGCTAAAGAGCTGGAAGAAATGCAGGCCGCTTCGATAGATCAGGCATTGCAGGGGCGGTTGAGTGGGGTGGATATTGCTGCTACTTCCGGTGATCCGGGTAAAGGGATGCAGATTCGCATCAGGGGTACTTCTTCTATCAGTGCCGGTAGTGATCCGCTGGTGGTGGTAGATGGTATGCCTTATGAGGTGACCATTCCTGATGGGTTTAATTTTGCCACTTCGGATGATCAGGGTTTTGCGCAATTACTGAACATTGCACCTTCCGACATTAAGGACATTACCATATTAAAGGATGCGGCCTCTACGGCTGTGTGGGGCTCTCGGGCTGCTAATGGTGTACTTATCATTACTACCAAACGGGGGGCTGTGGGAAAGCCTGTGATTACGTATACTTTTAAAGGATCGTTAGCGGTGCAGCCTGGTTCGGTGCCGTTACTTAACGGCGATCAGTATTCCACGTTAATTCCGGAAGAGTACAATAATGGCACGGGCAAGCCTATGCCGCAAACCATTAAAGAGTTTAATTATAATAAGCGTGACCCATACTGGTATTATAACTATAGTAATAATACCAACTGGGTAGATGCTATTACGCAAAAGGGGTTGTTGCACGATCATAATATCTCTGTATCGGGTGGTGGTGCCAGGGCTAAGTATTTTGCTTCGCTGGGGTATTTTAACCAAACCGGTACCACCATCGGCACCAGCCTGCAACGGATTACTACACGTATTAACCTGGATTATACGGTAAGCGACCGTTTACGTTTTCGTACGGATATTGCCTATACGCATGTGGATAATAACCAATTGTTCACCGGTTCTAACGATGTGGGCGTGAGGGCCGTGGCCTATACTAAAATGCCCAATATGAGCATTTATGAATATGACGAGTACGGTAATAAAACACCTAATTACTTTTCGCCGGCGAGTAACGTGCAGGGCTACTTTTACTACGATGCCAATGGTCGTATAAAAGGAACGTATAATCCTGTGGCGATGGCCCGCAGTGCTAAAAATGTACAACTGGGCGAAAGGGTAACGCCACATTTTTCGGTGCAGTACAGCATTGTGCCTGGTGTGTTATTGTTAAACTCGGATGTACAGTTTGATATTAATACCAGTAAGGTAAATACCTTTTTGCCGCAGATTGCTACCGGAAGGCCCGTAACGGAAACATCGGTGAACAGAGCTTCTGATGCTGATTTTGATGCGTATAATGTGCAAACCAAAAACAGTCTTATCTATTCTCCGCATTTACCGGAGTCGCACACTTTACAGGCCCAGCTGATGTTGCAAACGAATGATTACCGTTATATAGACCAGCAGGTGATGACTTCTAACACGGCCTCTTCCAATCTGCAAGACCCCGCTGTACCCTCCCGTACACAGAATGATGAATTGATTGCCAGTTCTGCCAATACCAGTACCCGCTCGGTAGGTGCTTTACTGAATGCGCAGTATAGTTTTTTAGACCGGTATATTATCAATGCAGGCATTCGCGGGGATGGTAATTCCCGTTTTGGCCCTGCCAACCGTTATGGATTGTTTCCTTCTTTATCTGCCAGGTGGCGTATATCAGGTGAGCCTTTTATGAAGCACTTTACTTTTATCAACGACCTGAGCGTGCGCGCCAGTTACGGACAGAGCGGGAATGCGCCGCGGAAAGATTATACCTTCTATAATACCTACGGCAATTTTGACTGGACTTATATGGGATTGTCGGGTGTGTATTCTCAGAATATTGAGCTCACCAACCTGAAATGGGAAACGGTAATAGGGCAGAACCTGGGTTTGGATATCAGCCTGTTGAAAAGCCGTATTGTGCTTACCGCTGAGGTATATCGCAACCGTACGAAGAATATGATCTATTCCGGCTTGCAGGTGGCTACTACTACAGGATATGATGCTATTGATATGAATGCTGGCACTATGGATAACCAGGGCTGGGAAATAAGTTTGAACACTACTGTGGTGAAGAACAAAGTGTGGCAGGTAGATTTCAACTTCAATCTCGCCCATAACGAAAACGTGATACGGTATATCTCGCCTATGTATCCACGCGAAAGCGCTAAGTCGGCCGCATCAAATGGCGTATATAAAAGCTACCTGCAGGAGAATAATCCTTTCGGATCGTTTTATGGATACCGTTACAAAGGTGTGTACAAGGATAAAGAAGCTACTGTGGCAAGTGATGCTTCCAATAAGCCCATTACGGGTTTGAATGGAGAAACGGTGTATACACGTTTTAATTATCCTTCTGTGGATTATGTCTTTCAACCGGGTGATGCTGCTTATGAAGATGTTAACCACGATGGCAATATCGATTACAGGGATATAGTGTACCTGGGTAATGGTAATCCGCGCTTTACCGGTGGATTTGGTCCTTCTGTATCGTATAAAAGCAACTGGCGTGTTTCAGCTTTCTTCAGTTTTCGTACCGGTTACGATCTGATCAATGGCACGCGTATGTCTACTACCAATATGTATGGTTATGATAACCAGAGTACAGCAGTGCTGCGCCGCTGGCGTAATGAAGGGGATGTTACGGATGTGCCCCGTGCTTTGTATAACGCCGGTTATAACTGGTTGGGCAGCAGCCGGTATGTGGAAGATGGATCGTTTTTAAGATGGCGTACACTTACAGTACGGTATAACTGTACTAAAGACCAACTGAAAAAGCTGGGTCTGAAAAGCTTTAGTGTATATGTGACAGGAGAAAACCTGTTTACGCTTACCCGCTACACCGGGCAGGATCCGGAGGTGACTACCAAAATATCAGGGCCATTTTCTACCGTAGTGGACAATTCTATGACGCCGCCTGTAAAGACTTATACTATAGGCATTGCGGCTGGTTTTTAA
- a CDS encoding RagB/SusD family nutrient uptake outer membrane protein has product MKKAIYSVTILLAALISTSCNKWLDQKPQDGVVRQEFWKTKEQVEAAVIGCYSSLLGSPSGVTDKALAEYLFLWGELRADLVAAGAGITNEETEVINVNLLSTNSLVSWRALYRTINYCNTVLDDAPDVLETDNTFTQEQLNGYIGEALALRSLLYFYLARSFGDVPLKLTSTSTDEDIRPIAKSTQKQVLQQVLTDLQTAETKIKETYGTKQYNTGRITKNTVQTIMADVYLWLEDYTNAIAYCDKVIDSKNYSLVSGNSGFFSTLYYTGNSSEGIFEFQFDAQKLNPFYSMFTTTKRRYVASERVMEDVYTIDYDDETKVDIRGAATAVRTSDNTIWKYVGFNYATARAQGDSYAHWIIYRYADVLLMKAEALAQVNRGQEALDLVQVIRDRAGALDATARNPDAADTDEITTYILEERAREFAFEGKRWYDVLRNAKRNNYARLEILLNMVAAAVPADRQQSALNKYRDYNSHYFPIAETELQRNSSLKQNTFYQ; this is encoded by the coding sequence ATGAAAAAAGCGATCTATAGCGTTACAATATTGCTGGCGGCACTGATTTCTACATCGTGCAATAAATGGCTTGACCAGAAGCCGCAGGATGGCGTGGTGCGCCAGGAGTTCTGGAAAACGAAGGAACAGGTAGAAGCAGCTGTGATAGGTTGTTATTCTTCCCTGCTGGGCAGCCCCTCAGGCGTTACCGATAAGGCGCTGGCGGAATACCTTTTTTTGTGGGGCGAGCTGCGTGCCGACCTGGTTGCCGCAGGTGCGGGCATTACGAATGAAGAAACGGAAGTGATCAATGTGAATTTGCTGTCTACTAATTCCTTGGTAAGCTGGCGCGCTTTATACCGCACCATTAACTATTGCAACACTGTGCTGGATGATGCGCCGGATGTACTGGAAACGGATAATACGTTTACGCAGGAGCAGCTGAACGGGTATATAGGGGAGGCGCTTGCCTTACGCAGCCTGCTATATTTTTACCTGGCCCGCAGCTTTGGCGATGTGCCATTGAAATTGACTTCTACTTCTACGGATGAGGATATAAGACCTATTGCTAAAAGCACGCAAAAACAGGTGTTGCAACAGGTGTTGACAGACCTGCAGACTGCTGAAACCAAAATAAAGGAAACCTATGGCACCAAACAGTATAATACCGGGCGCATTACTAAAAATACAGTACAAACCATTATGGCCGATGTGTACCTGTGGCTGGAAGATTATACTAATGCTATCGCTTATTGTGATAAAGTGATTGACAGTAAAAATTATTCACTGGTAAGCGGTAACAGCGGTTTCTTTTCTACGCTGTATTATACGGGCAATTCCAGTGAAGGCATTTTTGAATTTCAGTTTGATGCGCAGAAGTTAAATCCTTTTTACAGCATGTTCACCACCACTAAAAGGCGTTATGTGGCATCGGAACGTGTGATGGAGGATGTGTATACCATTGATTATGATGATGAAACCAAGGTGGATATCCGTGGCGCGGCTACCGCTGTGCGCACCAGCGATAACACTATCTGGAAATATGTAGGGTTTAACTATGCCACGGCGCGGGCGCAGGGCGATTCGTATGCGCATTGGATCATTTACAGATATGCCGATGTGTTGCTGATGAAAGCCGAAGCACTGGCCCAGGTAAACCGCGGCCAGGAAGCGTTGGACCTGGTACAGGTGATCCGTGACAGGGCAGGGGCTCTGGACGCTACAGCCCGCAACCCGGACGCTGCCGATACAGATGAAATAACCACTTATATACTGGAAGAAAGGGCGCGTGAGTTTGCTTTTGAGGGTAAGCGTTGGTATGATGTACTGCGTAATGCCAAACGTAATAACTATGCCCGGCTGGAGATTTTGTTGAATATGGTAGCTGCTGCCGTCCCGGCAGACAGGCAGCAGTCGGCCCTGAATAAATACAGGGATTATAACAGCCATTATTTCCCTATTGCCGAAACAGAACTACAGCGCAACAGTAGTTTGAAACAAAATACTTTTTACCAATAG